A single Macaca mulatta isolate MMU2019108-1 chromosome 11, T2T-MMU8v2.0, whole genome shotgun sequence DNA region contains:
- the LOC114670789 gene encoding uncharacterized protein LOC114670789 isoform X2, with amino-acid sequence MLLILLSVALLALSSAQNLNEDVGQEESPSLISEHQQGQPQQGGNRPQGPPSPGGPQGPPQQGGKKPQGPPPPGRPQGPPQQGGNRPQGPPPPGRPQGPPQQGGNRPQGPPPPGRPQGPPQQGGNRPQGPPPPGRPQGPPQQGGNRPQGPPPPGRQQGPPQQGGNRPQGPPPPGRPQGPPSPPQGGRPAGPPQGQSPQ; translated from the exons ATGCTGTTGATTCTGCTGTCAGTGGCCCTGCTGGCCCTGAGCTCAGCTCAGAACTTAAATGAAG ATGTCGGCCAGGAAGAATCTCCCTCCCTAATATCAG aaCATCAACAAGGACAACCCCAGCAAGGAGGCAACAGGCCCCAAGGTCCCCCATCTCCAGGAGGGCCACAAGGACCACCCCAACAAGGAGGCAAGAAACCTCAAGGTCCCCCACCTCCAGGAAGGCCACAAGGACCACCCCAACAAGGAGGCAACAGACCTCAAGGTCCCCCACCTCCAGGAAGGCCACAAGGACCACCCCAACAAGGAGGCAACAGACCTCAAGGTCCCCCACCTCCAGGAAGGCCACAAGGACCACCCCAACAAGGAGGCAACAGACCTCAAGGTCCCCCACCTCCAGGAAGGCCACAAGGACCACCCCAACAAGGAGGCAACAGACCTCAAGGTCCCCCACCTCCAGGAAGGCAACAAGGACCACCCCAACAAGGAGGCAACAGACCTCAAGGTCCCCCACCTCCAGGAAGGCCCCAGGGACCACCATCCCCTCCTCAAGGGGGCAGACCCGCCGGACCTCCCCAGGGACAGTCTCCCCAGTAA
- the LOC114670789 gene encoding uncharacterized protein LOC114670789 isoform X1 has product MLLILLSVALLALSSAQNLNEDVGQEESPSLISEHQQGQPQQGGNRPQGPPSPGGPQGPPQQGGKKPQGPPPPGRPQGPPQQGGNRPQGPPPPGRPQGPPQQGGNRPQGPPPPGRPQGPPQQGGNRPQGPPPPGRPQGPPQQGGNRPQGPPPPGRQQGPPQQGGNRPQGPPPPGRPQGPPSPPQGGRPAGPPQGQSPQ; this is encoded by the exons ATGCTGTTGATTCTGCTGTCAGTGGCCCTGCTGGCCCTGAGCTCAGCTCAGAATTTAAATGAAG ATGTCGGCCAGGAAGAATCTCCCTCCCTAATATCAG aaCATCAACAAGGACAACCCCAGCAAGGAGGCAACAGGCCCCAAGGTCCCCCATCTCCAGGAGGGCCACAAGGACCACCCCAACAAGGAGGCAAGAAACCTCAAGGTCCCCCACCTCCAGGAAGGCCACAAGGACCACCCCAACAAGGAGGCAACAGACCTCAAGGTCCCCCACCTCCAGGAAGGCCACAAGGACCACCCCAACAAGGAGGCAACAGACCTCAAGGTCCCCCACCTCCAGGAAGGCCACAAGGACCACCCCAACAAGGAGGCAACAGACCTCAAGGTCCCCCACCTCCAGGAAGGCCACAAGGACCACCCCAACAAGGAGGCAACAGACCTCAAGGTCCCCCACCTCCAGGAAGGCAACAAGGACCACCCCAACAAGGAGGCAACAGACCTCAAGGTCCCCCACCTCCAGGAAGGCCCCAGGGACCACCATCCCCTCCTCAAGGGGGCAGACCCGCCGGACCTCCCCAGGGACAGTCTCCCCAGTAA